A window from Fragaria vesca subsp. vesca linkage group LG5, FraVesHawaii_1.0, whole genome shotgun sequence encodes these proteins:
- the LOC101311480 gene encoding glutaredoxin-C4-like, which yields MASAKTVLSVIAATVLLTSLVWKLTSASSASSADSVDFIKKTISSNKIAIFSKSYCPYCRRAKAVFKELKQVPYVVELDERVDGRDIQDALSEIIGRRTVPQVFVNGKYIGGSDDTVAAYESGELAKLLGLEVRRKDDL from the exons ATGGCTTCAGCCAAGACGGTGCTATCGGTAATCGCAGCAACAGTGTTACTCACCTCTCTAGTCTGGAAACTCACATCTGCATCCTCCGCTTCTTCCGCCGACTCTGTCGATTTCATTAAGAAGACCATATCCTCCAACAAGATCGCCATCTTCTCCAAGTCCTACTGCCC ATACTGTAGAAGGGCAAAGGCGGTTTTCAAAGAGTTGAAACAGGTGCCGTATGTGGTTGAGCTTGATGAGAGAG TTGATGGCAGGGACATCCAAGATGCTTTAAGTGAGATTATTGGGAGGCGTACTGTACCACAGGTGTTTGTAAATGGAAAGTATATTGGAGGATCTGATG ATACTGTTGCAGCATATGAAAGTGGAGAACTGGCTAAGCTTCTAGGCCTTGAGGTCAGGCGTAAGGATGATCTGTAA
- the LOC101300921 gene encoding uncharacterized protein LOC101300921: MRNLRVKLRIAMSLASPLDCMPPGELYVSNIRVSHVAESLFRLSLCVARIVTPLPFPVLERGVFGSTESGFRDFVLNHWEVSPFLVKRMAAGAKIEEDDLFGPLSANLVGTYPSFLSSMLPGMVSCLPIASDELNILAFLEEVQNKLGCPLVYQQDIRVVKTKSKKEVHFFANSLASCCVNDPHCLSTEDVLKCEEAYKEGYTVALRGMEFRFGSVAAIAEGLASIFGQPSVGCKKWRVSSQSNVQLPRLYDPLDRLYGSEVHNSMDNCKQYLLREGDILYIPRGVLHEACTENVSLDGSASCSLHITLGIEVEPPFEWEGFVHVAFFSWYQIQKHVDNSFESSIHVISANLFHAAIGLIGGSDPTFRKACLIASIFPRSHAHNWLDLGQRMIFRQLIDKIGTESRFLEVFRSIELAVQENKDPLQRIKWLDFLNMEKERRPNHDQNMPFMEMRNLLSLCVQHRDLVEAAFHQLKSRFCENVIVEDAIVSYKMLLDKYRNVRKQYMNGMVSLHHQL; this comes from the exons ATGAGGAATCTCCGGGTGAAACTGCGGATTGCAATGTCACTCGCAAGCCCTCTGGATTGTATGCCACCGGGAGAGTTGTATGTTAGTAACATTCGAGTTAGTCATGTGGCCGAAAGCCTCTTTAGGCTTTCTCTATGTGTGGCTCGGATTGTCACGCCTTTGCCTTTTCCTGTGCTTGAAAGAGGTGTGTTTGGTTCCACAGAGTCGGGTTTTAGAGATTTTGTGTTGAACCACTGGGAGGTATCACCATTTCTTGTGAAGAGGATGGCGGCAGGGGCGAAAATTGAGGAGGATGATCTTTTCGGCCCGTTATCAGCGAACTTGGTGGGAACATATCCTTCTTTTCTTTCTTCTATGCTTCCAGGGATGGTTTCTTGTCTTCCTATTGCTTCAGACGAGTTAAACATCCTTGCATTTCTGGAGGAGGTGCAGAACAAATTGGGTTGTCCTCTAGTCTACCAGCAGGACATTCGGGTTGTAAAAACAAAAAGCAAGAAGGAGGTGCATTTCTTTGCGAACAGTCTGGCATCTTGCTGCGTGAATGATCCTCATTGTCTTAGCACTGAGGATGTTTTAAAATGCGAAGAGGCATATAAAGAGGGTTACACAGTTGCGTTACGGGGAATGGAGTTCCGGTTTGGCAGTGTTGCTGCTATTGCAGAAGGATTAGCATCTATTTTCGGTCAACCATCTGTAG GGTGTAAGAAATGGAGGGTTTCTTCTCAGTCAAATGTTCAGTTACCTCGATTATATGATCCTCTTGATAGACTATATGGTTCTGAAGTTCATAATTCAATGGATAACTGCAAACAATATTTGCTTAGAGAAGGTGATATTTTGTATATCCCCAGAGGTGTTCTTCATGAGGCATGCACCGAGAATGTTAGTCTTGATGGGTCCGCTAGCTGTTCCTTACACATTACACTTGGTATTGAGGTTGAACCTCCTTTCGA GTGGGAAGGATTTGTTCATGTTGCATTCTTTAGTTGGTACCAGATTCAAAAACATGTTGACAATTCTTTCGAGTCTTCCATTCATGTTATATCAGCAAATCTCTTCCATGCTGCCATTGGGTTGATAGGTGGTTCTGATCCTACCTTTAGGAAAGCTTGCTTGATTGCATCAATCTTTCCACGGTCACACGCACATAACTGGCTTGATTTGGGCCAAAGAATGATTTTTCGTCAGCTGATAGATAAAATTGGTACTGAGAGTAGGTTCTTGGAAGTGTTCAGGAGCATCGAATTAGCAGTTCAGGAAAACAAGGATCCCTTGCAACGGATTAAATGGCTTGATTTTCTCAATATGGAGAAGGAAAGAAGGCCAAATCACGACCAGAATATGCCTTTCATGGAAATGAGGAATTTACTGTCATTATGTGTTCAACACAGAGACCTTGTAGAAGCTGCATTCCATCAGCTTAAATCTAGGTTTTGTGAAAATGTGATAGTTGAGGATGCAATAGTTAGTTATAAGATGCTGTTAGATAAATACAGGAATGTTAGAAAGCAATACATGAATGGAATGGTTTCACTGCATCATCAATTGTGA
- the LOC101311192 gene encoding serine carboxypeptidase-like 18-like, protein MNMFMGLRQLVTLLSLITLTSASNITTKIVTTLPGYSGDLPFTMETGYIGVGDNEEVQLFYVFVDSQRSPAQDPLVLRFGAGPGCSGLHGFFFENGPLSFNSAHYNGSLPTLEDNPYSWTEALNIIFLDAPAGAGFSYSTTQEGFYVDEYKYAEQGYEFLQKWLEAHPAYVENQLYISGESFSGLIVPMIVQKIVDGNENGSVPLMNIKGYLLQNPVTDSVIDGNAIIPYAHRLTLVSDQLYEAAKTSCNGEYVNVNSSNAACIADIEAIDQLIKDINPVNILEPDCSTSLPRSKKISTARRYLKELYKGLLSSPTNGPALWCREYNYMLLYIWANTKAVRDALGVRTGTKLLWKPCNTTLTGYTYVVTSSLSYHLNLSKKADLRALIYSGDHDMSVPHIGTQAWINLLNLTVDESWRTWSLDGQTKGYTKKLINDYITLIFATVKGAGHLAAEYQPKEVASLVGRWMAYYPV, encoded by the exons ATGAATATGTTCATGGGTTTGCGTCAACTTGTCACATTATTGAGTTTAATCACTTTAACTTCAGCTTCAAACATCACTACGAAAATTGTTACCACTCTACCGGGTTACTCTGGAGATCTTCCTTTCACAATGGAAACCGG ATATATCGGTGTAGGTGACAATGAGGAAGTGCAGCTATTTTACGTTTTTGTGGATTCTCAGAGAAGCCCTGCACAAGATCCACTTGTGTTACGGTTTGGTGCAGGTCCAGGCTGCTCTGGTCTCCATGGCTTTTTCTTTGAGAATG GTCCATTATCTTTCAATTCTGCACATTACAATGGAAGCCTACCAACACTTGAGGACAACCCTTATTCATGGACAGAG GCACTCAACATCATATTCTTGGATGCACCAGCTGGTGCTGGATTCTCCTATTCAACAACCCAAGAAGGTTTCTATGTGGACGAGTATAAATATGCAGAACAAGGTTATGAATTTCTCCAGAAG TGGCTGGAGGCACACCCTGCATATGTGGAAAATCAACTCTACATCAGTGGTGAATCCTTCAGTGGGTTGATAGTTCCAATGATTGTACAAAAGATAGTGGATG GTAATGAAAATGGAAGTGTGCCTCTAATGAACATCAAG GGATATCTGCTTCAGAACCCAGTCACGGATTCAGTTATTGATGGTAATGCAATAATCCCATATGCCCACCGGCTGACTCTTGTATCGGATCAACTTTATGAG GCAGCAAAAACAAGTTGCAATGGTGAATACGTGAATGTAAATTCAAGCAATGCTGCATGCATTGCTGATATCGAGGCTATTGATCAG CTCATCAAGGATATAAATCCTGTCAATATCTTGGAACCAGACTGTAGTACTTCATTGCCGAGGTCAAAGAAGATAAGCACAGCTCGAAGATATCTTAAAGAGTTATACAAAGGTTTACTAAGTTCACCAACCAATGGTCCTGCACTTTGGTGTCGG GAGTACAATTACATGCTTCTGTACATCTGGGCAAACACCAAAGCTGTCCGAGATGCTCTTGGTGTCCGAACG GGTACAAAATTGTTGTGGAAACCATGTAATACCACATTGACGGGTTACACTTATGTAGTGACCAGTTCTCTCAGTTATCATCTCAATCTCTCAAAAAAGGCTGACCTGCGTGCTTTGATATACAG TGGTGACCATGACATGTCTGTTCCTCATATTGGTACACAAGCATGGATAAATTTGCTGAATTTGACTGTAGATGAGTCCTGGAGGACATGGTCCCTTGATGGACAAACTAAAGG ATACACCAAGAAGTTAATAAATGATTACATCACCTTGATATTTGCTACTGTAAAG GGAGCAGGCCACCTTGCTGCAGAGTACCAGCCAAAGGAAGTTGCTAGCCTGGTTGGTAGATGGATGGCTTACTATCCTGTCTAA